From a region of the Micropterus dolomieu isolate WLL.071019.BEF.003 ecotype Adirondacks linkage group LG21, ASM2129224v1, whole genome shotgun sequence genome:
- the cmya5 gene encoding cardiomyopathy-associated protein 5 — MEECESLDSEMTELQEFQYEASEAISQDDEDEVEELQNSLREVVQDQSVKPKLQCLMVDPSFSMVTVQSEDSGIVWETASSRCSTPWASETSSTSESYSMEGPGAAGKITIVFDEEKIVRRRIRSGGRSSRLGDRLSRPGSSRSASALGAERPEMAEVSLPNVKQEKIETEPDLEEIKNKDQQLFSLISEGYEILNIRVPSKLPTVDEEESTELQDNLSYLDETPKIRSRQQYHVMPEEGVILVHQEPSEQDYSQPSVETELRHTPTQKESTSDIDYFEKFTLLDEVVPGEQAPELQEAAEQPTAKPPVEDQKPAKETATDSPSASEDSFVFVTDVEIAGEHLDEVFYGEAPPADALQRRDDDEVEGRAGMRMRRESQRSGKESGSVLFGSEETILTPIFISSGPPKIIDLILLEEPTAMSFMYSDLYEDAVGERRKSDEEYSEAESVASETSYKRRLSDSEEGHGYLEKFILKDETPTVEVQPEPAEDEMEGRRMWSQNKFEMTGCLTRVVKEDEDEDKIKTEEPKTQEVSFGGRSENLKSATFKEKREIVTEPEREKEEIHISLVTEEQAVGEASEESIQESKLRKDQMDDQKVEHEEKRDQTDCPESGTDKPLPEMQQVDSKVEKTEECEKHQREVSAETTSVIETEQPCQIQEAIEKTAQVVANATEKTAVIAPVSDEVPHIIPQSEILTETPEKSLSEEALTDTKMMAAEERVVAEAKAEAPAEAKEPETKRQEMLTSTAIDTSAETSLCEDKEAAAVVSEDVAPVEVITDCSSTVHAVVEVTEKAVDEKKIQTQVQIDLQEVTSVVTTDVQTAAPEGEEEREALTEDTAVQSQHITKADQESEVKTEISSEVCKPVTDSDTKQHDILETKQHQQESVTDCDSDKTKLITEAEAKTSTEDTETVIQEMVNVDDDLILLIPKGQAVEMDIGISQWSEKTTNYTVTLSEPDSTCERLIAPETTTICSEELQAPTEETVTEPQLEIKPEVVLKEEALPSNELASKYSPPLPVEEANTEEQKVEQDFEEDVTIFSPLRSLTPPEDLCWLHRDYTTSEAADLEKKAEMHKMKVTLVTDIVKEDSSPQIELHRDVVGQKMEQDEAVAEAPEVTVEELEYEVISKQDAKEMPEPETQRGEEEPVGEKEIQTQVQIYLQEVTSVVTTDVQTAAPEGEEEREALTEDTAVQSQHITEADQESEVKMEISSEVCKPVMPEEVKTDSDKKQHDILETKQHQQEESVTEVLEYEVISKQDAKEMPEPETQRGEEEPKPESGQQREERMEMEMEKENKVFDLSPEEELIEADYEIFDEEEESQARLAAELEGMDWFCLTCGCLLSKDDCVSGEHHSHEVTGVDKAYEEIKEKLSDWISELQGRSENTEDLVSELELAYNSVEDQCVEIEAAMQAQNEEMMALVMEQYNNMSVSMEEEKKAKLEQLYDQIVSFQESIDSAKATLETTAREAETEARSPEDIHARLKAALDSAMSLELGPKGLLVFEDYAKGNTSSSHLAQRKGIPVPQRPTLQPQEPGSATSTSVTVYWKVNPGDIIDCFQVYCMEDPQGAVSEEYRVTVKESYCVLEELEPDKTYKVWVMAVNYTGCSLPSERLAFRTAPSVPVIDTERCTVMWDSATLRWSSKKQTLEQSYTLEYSHQYELEGEGLRSISGIKHCEHRVLLQPNVNYLFYIKAVNEAGASEQSEAALISTKGTRFHLLKASAHPALELSVDQTTLHYSQDTHENTPSTDTPCPSILGELLPAQGHYYWETIVSGSTAYRLGVAYSSANRNSSLGENSQSWCLQCVPTPSGCRYQLLHNDVLSSVFVIEMPERVGTLLDYQLGCLSFYNAQSGQLLGTFSQRFTQPCQPALALEMPGSLEVCMVPEKPVFIKDS; from the exons ATGGAGGAGTGTGAGAGTCTGGACTCTGAGATGACAGAGCTGCAGGAGTTTCAGTACGAGGCCTCAGAGGCCATCAGCCAGGACGATGAAGACGAGGTGGAGGAACTGCAAAACAG TCTGCGAGAGGTTGTGCAGGACCAGTCTGTGAAGCCCAAACTCCAGTGCCTTATGGTGGATCCGTCGTTCTCCATGGTAACTGTTCAAAGTGAGGATAGTGGCATTGTTTGGGAGACGGCCTCTAGCCGCTGCTCTACCCCTTGGGCCTCTGAGACCAGCTCCACCTCTGAATCCTACAGCATGGAGGGCCCTGGAGCGGCAGGAAAGATCACCATCGTCTTTGATGAGGAGAAAATAGTCCGCAGGAGGATAAGGTCTGGAGGAAGGAGTAGCAGACTGGGGGACAGGCTGAGCCGACCTGGTAGTTCAAGATCGGCTTCAGCTCTGGGAGCGGAGAGACCGGAGATGGCGGAGGTTTCCCTTCCCAATGTCAAACAGGAGAAAATCGAAACAGAACCGGACTTGGAGGAAATCAAAAACAAAGATCAGCAGCTGTTTAGTTTGATTTCAGAGGGTTATGAGATTCTCAATATCAGAGTCCCCTCCAAACTTCCCACTGTGGATGAGGAAGAGAGCACAGAGCTGCAGGACAATTTGTCTTATTTGGACGAGACTCCAAAGATCAGGTCTCGGCAACAGTATCATGTTATGCCAGAGGAAGGGGTAATACTTGTTCACCAAGAG CCCTCAGAGCAAGACTATTCTCAGCCGTCAGTTGAAACAGAGCTcagacacacacccactcaGAAAGAGAGCACCAGCGACATAGACTACTTTGAAAAGTTTACCTTGCTCGATGAGGTGGTCCCTGGGGAACAAGCTCCAGAACTGCAGGAGGCGGCAGAACAGCCTACAGCAAAGCCCCCAGTAGAGGATCAAAAGCCAGCTAAAGAGACAGCCACAGACAGCCCCTCTGCATCAGAAgattcttttgtctttgttaCAGATGTGGAGATAGCCGGGGAACACCTAGATGAGGTCTTCTACGGAGAAGCACCTCCTGCTGATGCACTGCAGCGGAGAGATGATGATGAGGTGGAGGGTAGAGCAGGGATGAGAATGAGACGAGAGAGCCAGAGATCTGGTAAGGAGAGTGGTTCAGTGTTGTTTGGGAGTGAAGAGACCATCCTCACGCCCATCTTTATCTCCTCTGGACCCCCTAAGATCATTGACCTCATCCTGCTGGAGGAGCCCACCGCCATGTCCTTCATGTACTCAGACCTTTATGAGGATGCTGTAGGCGAAAGGCGAAAGAGTGATGAGGAATACTCTGAGGCAGAGAGCGTAGCATCGGAGACGTCTTATAAGAGACGTTTGTCAGATTCAGAGGAAGGGCACGGGTACCTGGAGAAGTTTATTTTGAAGGATGAAACTCCCACTGTGGAGGTACAACCAGAGCCAGCGGAGGATGAgatggaggggaggaggatgTGGTCACAGAATAAGTTTGAAATGACAGGATGTCTGACAAGAGTGGTCAAAGAAGACGAAGACGAGGACAAGATAAAGACAGAGGAACCAAAGACACAGGAGGTCAGTTTTGGAGGTAGGAGTGAAAATTTAAAATCAGCTACAttcaaagagaaaagagaaatagTTACAGaaccagagagggagaaggaggaaatACACATCTCCTTGGTGACTGAGGAACAGGCTGTCGGAGAAGCCTCAGAAGAATCTATTCAGGAGTCCAAACTGAGAAAGGATCAGATGGATGATCAGAAAGTGGAACATGAGGAAAAGAGAGATCAGACTGACTGTCCTGAGAGCGGCACTGATAAACCACTTCCCGAAATGCAACAGGTGGACAGTAAAGTAGAAAAAACAGAGGAGTGTGAGAAGCATCAGAGAGAAGTGTCGGCAGAAACAACTAGCGTTATTGAAACTGAGCAGCCATGTCAGATACAAGAAGCGATTGAAAAAACAGCCCAGGTGGTTGCAAATGCGACAGAAAAGACAGCTGTGATAGCACCTGTAAGCGATGAAGTGCCTCACATCATCCCTCAATCTGAAATACTAACGGAAACCCCTGAGAAGAGTTTGTCTGAGGAGGCACTTACTGACACTAAGATGATGGCTGCTGAAGAGAGAGTAGTAGCTGAGGCCAAAGCAGAGGCACCAGCAGAAGCGAAAGAACCTGAGACTAAAAGACAGGAAATGCTCACCTCTACTGCAATAGATACATCAGCTGAAACATCGCTATGTGAGGataaagaagcagcagcagttgtTTCTGAAGACGTTGCTCCTGTTGAGGTTATCACTGACTGTAGTTCAACAGTACACGCAGTAGTGGAGGTAACTGAAAAAGCAGTGGATGAAAAAAAGATCCAAACTCAGGTTCAGATTGATCTTCAGGAGGTAACAAGTGTTGTGACAACAGATGTTCAAACAGCAGCTcctgaaggagaagaagaacgtGAGGCTCTAACAGAGGATACTGCAGTTCAGAGCCAACATATTACAAAAGCTGATCAGGAGTCAGAGGTTAAAACAGAGATTTCAAGTGAAGTATGCAAACCTGTGACAGACTCGGATACGAAACAGCATGACATTCTTGAGACCAAGCAGCATCAACAAGAGTCAGTAACTGACTGCgattcagacaaaacaaagctGATAACTGAAGCTGAAGCTAAAACATCCACAGAGGACACTGAGACTGTTATTCAGGAGATGGTGAATGTAGATGATGACTTAATCCTCCTTATCCCGAAAGGGCAAGCTGTAGAGATGGACATAGGGATTAGTCAGTGGTCAGAGAAGACTACAAATTATACAGTAACACTCTCTGAACCTGACAGCACATGTGAACGTCTCATAGCACCTGAAACCACCACCATATGTTCAGAGGAGCTTCAGGCACCAACTGAGGAAACAGTGACAGAGCCTCAACTAGAAATAAAACCAGAAGTTGTTCTAAAGGAAGAAGCACTACCCAGTAATGAGTTAGCCAGTAAGTACTCTCCTCCTTTACCTGTGGAGGAGGCCAACACAGAGGAGCAGAAGGTGGAGCAGGACTTCGAGGAAGACGTGACCATCTTTTCCCCTCTGAGGAGCTTGACTCCCCCAGAGGATTTGTGTTGGCTGCACAGAGactatacaacatcagaagcAGCAGACTtagaaaaaaaggcagagatgCACAAGATGAAAGTGACCCTCGTAACAGACATTGTTAAAGAGGATTCAAGTCCACAGATTGAGCTGCACAGAGATGTTGTAGGGCAAAAGATGGAGCAAGATGAAGCAGTTGCGGAGGCTCCAGAGGTGACTGTTGAGGAGCTTGAATATGAGGTAATATCTAAACAGGATGCAAAAGAAATGCCggaacctgaaacacaaagaggTGAAGAGGAACCAGTGGGTGAAAAAGAGATCCAAACTCAGGTTCAGATTTATCTTCAGGAGGTAACAAGTGTTGTGACAACAGATGTTCAAACAGCAGCTcctgaaggagaagaagaacgtGAGGCTCTAACAGAGGATACGGCAGTTCAAAGCCAACATATTACAGAAGCTGATCAGGAGTCAGAGGTTAAAATGGAGATTTCAAGTGAAGTATGCAAACCTGTGATGCCAGAAGAAGTCAAGACAGACTCAGATAAAAAACAGCATGACATTCTTGAGACCAAGCAGCATCAACAAGAGGAATCAGTAACTGAGGTGCTTGAATATGAGGTAATATCTAAACAGGATGCAAAAGAGATGCCGGAGCCTGAAACACAAAGAGGTGAAGAGGAACCAAAACCTGAGTCTGGTCagcagagagaagaaaggatggagatggagatggagaaggAGAACAAAGTATTTGATCTGTCCCCAGAAGAAGAGCTCATTGAGGCTGACTATGAAATCtttgatgaagaggaggagagtcAGGCACGACTGGCTGCTGAGCTGGAGGGGATGGACTGGTTCTGTCTCACTTGTGGATGTCTGCTGTCAAAGGACGACTGTGTCTCTGGAGAGCATCACAGCCATGAGGTGACTGGTGTGGACAAAGCCTACGAGGAAATCAAG GAGAAGCTGAGTGACTGGATCTCAGAGCTTCAGGGGaggtcagagaacacagaggaCCTGGTGTCTGAGCTTGAACTGGCCTACAACTCTGTAGAG GACCAGTGTGTGGAGATCGAGGCAGCGATGCAGGCGCAGAATGAGGAGATGATGGCTCTGGTAATGGAGCAGTACAACAACATGTCTGTCAGCatggaagaggagaagaaggccAAGCTGGAGCAGCTATATGACCAGATTGTCTCCTTCCAGGAGAGCATCGACTCTGCCAAGGCCACACTAGAGACCACGGCCAGGGAGGCTGAGACTGAAGCACGG TCACCCGAAGACATTCATGCAAG GCTCAAGGCAGCTCTGGACTCTGCCATGTCACTGGAGCTGGGTCCCAAGGGACTGCTGGTGTTCGAGGACTATGCCAAGGGCAACACTTCCAGCTCTCACCTCGCACAGCGCAAGGGAATCCCAG TGCCTCAGAGGCCTACGCTGCAGCCTCAGGAGCCAGGCTCAGCCACCAGCACCAGCGTCACTGTTTATTGGAAAGTCAACCCTGGAGATATCATAGACTGCTTCCAGGTGTACTGCATGGAGGATCCTCAAGGAG CTGTGTCAGAGGAGTACCGTGTGACAGTGAAGGAAAGTTATTGtgtcctggaggagctggaaccTGACAAGACCTACAAGGTCTGGGTGATGGCTGTCAACTATACAGGCTGCTCTCTGCCCAGCGAGAGACTCGCCTTCAGAACTG CTCCATCAGTGCCAGTGATTGATACAGAGCGCTGTACTGTCATGTGGGATTCAGCCACGCTGCGGTGGAGCTCAAAAAAACAGACTCTCGAACAGAGTTACACCTTGGAGTACAGCCACCAGTATGAACTGGAGGGAGAGGGGCTCAG GTCCATCTCAGGTATCAAACATTGTGAACATAGGGTTCTCCTGCAGCCCAATGTGAATTATCTCTTCTATATAAAAGCTGTaaatgaagctggagccagcgAACAGAGCGAGGCTGCACTCATTTCCACCAAAG GGACAAGGTTCCACCTGCTGAAAGCCTCAGCTCACCCCGCTTTGGAGCTGTCAGTTGACCAGACCACCCTGCACTACTCTCAGGATACACACGAAAACACACCATCTACAGACACGCC gTGTCCATCCATCCTGGGTGAGTTGTTGCCGGCACAAGGACATTACTACTGGGAGACCATTGTGTCAGGAAGCACAGCTTACAGGCTTGGAGTGGCATACAGCTCAGCCAATAGAAACAGCTCACTGGGGGAGAACAGCCAGTCATGGTGTTTGCAGTGTGTCCCTACACCATCAGG CTGCAGGTATCAATTGCTCCACAATGACGTTTTGTCCAGTGTGTTTGTGATTGAGATGCCTGAGCGAGTGGGAACTCTCCTGGATTACCAACTCGGTTGTCTGTCTTTCTACAATGCCCAAAGCGGTCAGTTGTTAGGCACTTTCTCCCAGCGCTTCACCCAGCCGTGCCAGCCTGCTCTGGCCTTGGAGATGCCGGGCAGCCTGGAGGTCTGCATGGTGCCGGAGAAGCCGGTGTTTATCAAGGACAGCTAG
- the tent2 gene encoding poly(A) RNA polymerase GLD2 — MFPHGAAPRGRSAYSKGLYPPPSVPLYYDYNHQPLAGVNSFYVPGLERLPSYEWKPTPPTSPVPPHRTPTVTNRRKRQIDEYTPNVVKRQRLDSSSHPVIGSPLIRAPPPRRPDQVVAGPSRSSFTDFDRSYPSPRAQPQPQVPTIPDSSHSLQAYAKDKLSVQMVELFEACQQQSSDLARKETCRTRLQQDIQRVYAAARLYLTGSSMNGLGCRSSDADLCLVLKGNKRPDPIHVLSVLQRLFRSLSYIERTQLIRAKVPILRFREKGSDLEFDLNINNTVGIRNTFLLRSYAYADLRIRPMILVVKKWARHNQINDASKGTLSSYTLVLMVLHSLQTLSDPVLPSLQRDYPECFNPSMEIDMVPEGTKHVPPYISRNQSSLGELLLGFLKYYATDFRWDKQVISVREARALPKNNSQEWRNKYICVEEPFERNNVARAVHEKVKFDAIKAQFVESYRILQQRKDLNSILPVRAIISKESSRR; from the exons ATGTTCCCCCACGGCGCTGCACCGAGGGGGCGGTCAGCCTACAGTAAGGGCCTGTACCCACCACCCTCTGTGCCTCTATACTACGATTACAACCACCAACCCCTGGCTGGTGTCAATAG CTTCTATGTTCCTGGATTAGAGAGGTTGCCTTCATATGAATGGAAACCCACACCACCCACCTCTCCAGTCCCTCCTCATCGCACACCAACTGTGACCAATAGGCGCAA GAGGCAGATTGATGAATACACCCCCAATGTTGTGAAACGCCAACGCCTTGACTCTTCTTCCCACCCAGTAATCGGCTCCCCTTTAATTCGGGCACCTCCCCCTCGTCGTCCTGACCAAGTGGTCGCAGGGCCATCAAGATCATCCTTCACTGATTTTGATCGCTCTTATCCTAGCCCACGTGCCCAGCCCCAACCCCAGGTGCCTACTATCCCAGATAGCTCCCACAGCCTGCAGGCCTACGCAAAGGACAAG CTGAGTGTTCAGATGGTTGAGCTGTTTGAGGCGTGCCAGCAGCAATCTTCTGATTTGGCCCGAAAGGAGACTTGCCGAACTCGGCTGCAGCAAGACATACAGCGTGTCTATGCAG CGGCACGACTTTACTTGACGGGATCTTCTATGAATGGGTTGGGCTGCCGGAGCAGTGATGCTGATCTGTGTCTGGTCCTCAAAGGAAAT aaaaGACCTGATCCCATTCATGTACTCTCAGTCCTCCAAAGGTTGTTCAGATCACTGT CATATATAGAGAGGACTCAGCTGATCAGAGCCAAAGTGCCGATCCTCAGGTTCAGAGAGAAAGGCAG TGATCTGGAGTTTGACTTGAATATCAACAACACAGTGGGCATCAGAAACACATTCCTTCTGAGGAGTTATGCCTATG CTGATCTCAGGATAAGACCCATGATCCTTGTTGTTAAGAAATGGGCACGGCATAATCAAATCAATGATGCCAGCAAAGGAACGTTAAGCAGCTACACACTCGTGCTGATGGTGCTGCACTCCCTCCAGA CTCTTAGTGATCCTGTCCTTCCCTCCCTACAGAGGGACTACCCA GAGTGTTTTAATCCCTCCATGGAAATTGACATGGTTCCAGAGGGAACTAAACACGTCCCGCCCTACATCTCAAGAAACCAGTCCTCTCTTGGAGAGCTGCTTCTGGGCTTTCTCAAATACTATGCCACAGACTTCAG GTGGGATAAGCAGGTGATCTCTGTTCGAGAGGCCAGAGCTTTGCCCAAGAACAATTCTCAAGAGTGGAGAAACAAATACATATGTGTTGAAG AGccatttgaaagaaataacgtTGCCAGGGCAGTCCATGAGAAGGTCAAGTTTGATGCCATTAAAGCTCAGTTTGTGGAG TCATATCGGATACTACAACAGAGGAAGGACTTGAACTCGATCCTCCCAGTCAGAGCCATCATTAGCAAGGAGTCATCCAGGAGATAA